From Nitrospirota bacterium, the proteins below share one genomic window:
- a CDS encoding molybdopterin-dependent oxidoreductase, whose protein sequence is WMDDGSPELTPQVKSKYKFDARYLDDMLRVSWDTAFTYVAKAVILIATRYSGEAGARRLREQGYPPEMIEMMKGAGTRCFKHRAGMPVLGIIGKMMNTRFNGGVLPLVDSWIRKVGPDRAQGGKYYSNYTWHGDQDPSQPWWNGTQNCDVDLSDMRFSKLNTSWGKNFVENKMPEAHWKLESIERGCRIVVITPEYNPTAYRADYWIPVRPQTDAANFLGACKIILDENLQDIDYIKSQTDMPLLVRTDTLQYLDPRDVIADYKFPDFSKSYSGRVQSLKPEQIERLGGFMVWDLAKNQAVPLHREQVGWHYFHSGIDAALTGTYRVKLLNGREVDVMPIYQMYLVHLQDYDLDTTHQISRSPKDLIVRWARDSGTVKPAAMHNGEGVCHYFHCTEMGRAAALVLTLTGNIGKFGAGCHTWSGNYKAGIWNATPWSGAGLAVHTGEDPFNQTLDPNAHGKEIKTKSYYYGEEVGYWNHGDTALIVNTPKYGRKVFTGKTHMPSPSKVRWVTNVNILNNSKHHYDMVKNVDPNIEMIVTQDIEMTSDVNHADVAFACNSWMEFTYPEMTATVSNPWFQIWKGGIRPLYDTRNDADTFAGVAAKLTEMTGDARMRQVFHFVYLNRVDVYVQRTLDASATAYGYNADVMLKSEKGWMVMGRTYPRHPLWEETNESKPHWTRCGRIETYRVEPEAIEYGENFVVHREGTEATPYLPNAIMSSNPFIRPDDYGIPITAQHHDDKHVRNLRLPWQEIKRHANPLWEKGYQFYCVTPKTRHRVHSQWSVNDWVQMY, encoded by the coding sequence TATGTCGCGAAGGCCGTCATCCTGATCGCCACGCGGTACAGCGGTGAGGCGGGGGCGCGGCGGCTGCGCGAGCAGGGTTATCCGCCGGAGATGATCGAGATGATGAAGGGCGCGGGCACCCGGTGCTTCAAGCATCGGGCGGGCATGCCGGTGCTCGGCATCATCGGCAAGATGATGAACACGCGGTTCAACGGCGGGGTGCTGCCGTTGGTGGACAGTTGGATTCGGAAGGTGGGGCCGGACCGGGCGCAGGGCGGCAAGTACTACTCGAACTACACCTGGCACGGCGACCAGGACCCCAGCCAGCCCTGGTGGAACGGCACGCAGAACTGCGACGTCGACCTCTCGGACATGCGGTTCAGCAAGCTGAACACGAGCTGGGGCAAGAACTTCGTCGAGAACAAGATGCCGGAAGCGCACTGGAAACTGGAGTCGATCGAGCGCGGCTGCCGGATCGTCGTGATCACGCCCGAGTACAACCCGACGGCCTATCGTGCCGATTACTGGATTCCGGTCCGGCCGCAGACCGACGCGGCCAACTTCCTGGGCGCCTGCAAGATCATTCTCGACGAGAACCTGCAGGACATCGACTACATCAAGAGCCAGACGGACATGCCCTTGCTGGTCCGCACGGACACGCTGCAGTACTTGGACCCGCGGGATGTGATCGCGGACTACAAGTTCCCGGACTTCTCGAAGAGCTATTCGGGCCGGGTGCAGTCGCTGAAGCCGGAGCAGATCGAGCGGCTCGGCGGGTTCATGGTGTGGGATCTGGCGAAGAACCAGGCGGTGCCGCTGCACCGGGAGCAGGTCGGCTGGCACTACTTCCACAGCGGCATTGACGCGGCCCTCACAGGCACCTACCGGGTGAAGCTGCTCAACGGCCGCGAAGTGGACGTGATGCCGATCTACCAGATGTACCTGGTGCATCTCCAGGACTACGATCTGGACACCACGCATCAGATCAGCCGGTCGCCCAAGGACCTGATCGTGCGGTGGGCGCGGGACAGCGGGACGGTGAAGCCGGCGGCCATGCACAACGGCGAAGGCGTCTGCCACTACTTCCACTGCACCGAAATGGGCCGGGCGGCGGCGCTGGTGCTGACCCTCACCGGCAACATCGGCAAGTTCGGGGCGGGCTGCCACACCTGGTCGGGCAACTACAAGGCGGGCATCTGGAACGCCACGCCCTGGTCCGGCGCCGGGTTGGCGGTGCACACGGGCGAGGATCCCTTCAATCAGACCCTCGACCCCAACGCCCACGGCAAGGAGATCAAGACCAAGTCGTATTACTATGGCGAGGAAGTCGGTTACTGGAACCATGGCGATACGGCCTTGATCGTCAACACGCCCAAGTACGGCCGTAAGGTCTTCACCGGCAAGACCCACATGCCCAGTCCCTCGAAGGTGCGGTGGGTCACCAACGTGAACATTCTGAACAACTCCAAGCACCACTACGACATGGTGAAGAACGTCGATCCGAACATCGAGATGATCGTGACGCAGGACATCGAGATGACCTCGGACGTGAACCATGCGGACGTGGCGTTTGCGTGCAACAGTTGGATGGAGTTCACCTATCCGGAGATGACGGCCACGGTGAGCAACCCGTGGTTCCAGATCTGGAAGGGCGGCATCCGGCCGCTGTACGACACGCGCAACGACGCGGACACGTTCGCGGGGGTGGCGGCGAAGCTGACGGAGATGACGGGCGATGCCCGGATGCGCCAGGTCTTCCACTTCGTCTACCTGAACCGCGTGGACGTGTACGTGCAACGCACCTTGGACGCCAGCGCCACCGCCTATGGCTACAACGCGGACGTGATGCTGAAGTCCGAGAAGGGCTGGATGGTGATGGGCCGCACCTATCCGCGGCATCCGCTGTGGGAAGAGACGAACGAGTCGAAGCCCCACTGGACCCGTTGCGGGCGGATCGAGACCTACCGGGTGGAGCCGGAGGCCATCGAGTACGGCGAGAACTTCGTCGTGCACCGCGAGGGCACCGAGGCCACGCCCTATCTGCCCAATGCCATCATGTCGTCGAACCCGTTCATTCGGCCGGACGACTACGGCATTCCGATCACGGCGCAGCACCATGACGACAAGCATGTCCGCAACCTGCGGCTGCCGTGGCAGGAGATCAAGCGGCATGCCAACCCGTTGTGGGAGAAGGGCTACCAGTTCTACTGCGTGACCCCCAAGACGCGGCATCGGGTGCACAGCCAGTGGTCGGTGAACGACTGGGTGCAGATGTACG